CGGCCACTACTACGACCCGGCCGAGTGGTTTATCGTGTGCGCCAACGTGCTGGGCTCGTGCTACGGCACCACGGGCCCTACCTCGCCGGTGCCGCCGCTGGGCCGGCCGCTGTACCAGGCTTTTCCGCGCCTTACGGTGCGCGACCTGGTTGCCGCCCACGAGCAACTGCGCCAGCACCTAGGGCTGGCGAAAATTCATACCGTTATCGGCGGCTCGCTGGGTGGGCAGCAGGCGTTGGAGTGGGCCATTGCGCAACCCAAACTGTTCGAACACCTGGTGCTGCTGGCTACCAACGCGCGGCACTCGCCCTGGGGCATTGCCTTTAATGAGGCGCAGCGGCTGGCCATTCAGGCCGATTGTACCTACCAGGGCGGCGGACCCGAGGGCGGCGTGGCCGGGTTGCGGGCGGCCCGGGCCGTGGCCCTGCTCAGCTACCGCAGCTACGATGCCTACGGCCGCACCCAGGCCGAGCCCGACGAGGACGCCCTACCGGCTTTTCACCGGGCCAGCTCCTATCAGCAGTATCAGGGCGACAAGCTCACGGCGCGCTTCAACGCCTACAGCTACGTTACGCTGTCGCACATCATGGATTCGCACAACGTGGGGCGCGGGCGCGGTGGGCTGGAGGCCGCGCTGCGGCAGGTGCAGGCCCGCACGCTGGTGCTGGGCATTTCGTCGGATGTGCTGTTTCCGCCGGCCGAGCAGCAGTTTATTGCCCGCCACGTACCCGGCGCCATGTACGCCGAAATGGATTCGCCCTACGGCCACGACGGTTTCCTGATCGAAACCGCGCAAATCACGCATTTTCTCGAACGATTCTATGTCCAAACCTTCGTCCACTAACCCCCGCACCCGCATTGGGCTGATTGGTTTCGGCTGCGTTGGGCAAGGGCTGTTCGACATTCTGGAGCGCCACCCCGAGGCCGGTTTTGCGGTAGCGCGCATCGCCGTGAAGAACCCCACCAAGCTGCGCCCGCTGCCGGCCAGCCGCTTCGAGTTTCAGGCCGAGGCGCTGCTGCACGACGCGGAGCTCGATATTCTGGTTGAAGTTATCGACGATGCGGCCGAGGCTTTCCGATTGGTGAGCGAAGCGCTGCGCCTAGGTCGGCGGGTGGTTACGGCCAATAAGGCCATGGTGGCCCGGCACCTGCCCGAGCTGCTGCAGCTGCAGCGCCAGTTTGGCGGCACGCTGCTCTACGAAGCCGCCGTATGCGGCAGCATTCCGGTCGTTCGCACCCTCGACAGCTACTTCGGCCAGGAGCCGCTGCGCTCGGTAAGCGGCATCTTCAACGGCTCCTCCAACTACGTGCTCACGCGCATGACGGAAGGCGGCTCCGACTACGCCGAAGCTTTGGCCGAAGCCCAGGCGCAAGGTTTTGCCGAAACCGACCCCACGCTCGATATGGCCGCTTTCGACCCTAGGTCGAAAGCGGTGATACTGGCCGCCCACGCCTACGGCCTGCTGCTGAACCCTGACGACGTACTGAACCTGGGCATCGAGAACATTTCGTTGGCCGACATTCGCTACGCCGCCGAGCGCGGGCAGAAGATTAAGGTAGTAGCCAGCCTGCAGCCCTTGCCCGGCGGTGGCGCTACCGTGTTCGTAACGCCGCAGCTGGTTTCGGCCGATTCGCCGCTGTACGCCGTGGAGCGCGAGTTCAACGGCGTGGTGGTGGAGGCTGAGTTTGCCGGCCAGCACTTTTTGCGCGGCCGCGGCGCCGGCGGCCACCCCACCGGCTCGGCCGTGCTAGCCGACCTGGTAGCCCTGCGCAACGACTTCCGCTATCAGTATGATAAGCTTAGCGACACAGCAGGTGCTGCAGAAACACCTGATTTGGAGCTGGAAGTATACCTACGCAACGCTCCCGAAGAGCTGCAGAAAATCCTAGGTATTGCTAAGGAATCAGGCGAGACCATTACGGCTGCTCCAGCTTCGGAGGGCACCCTAGGTTATATCAGCCTGAATAAGCTGCACAAGCACCGCGACGCGCTACGGGCCGCCGGCACTTTCGTGGCCCGAACAGGCAGAACCCGGCAAGCCGTTGCTCAGCCAAGGCAATTAGCTAGCGAGCTTCTCGCTGAGTAATTGAACGGGCCGCCCACCTAGGTGGCCCGTTTTGTTTTACTGCAAAATGATGGTGAGGCCCTGCAGCCCTTCACCGCTGAGGTAATAAGTACCCTCGGGCAAATTGCCGCGGGGAATCAGCATGCGCGGCTTGTCCCACATAAAGCGCCGTACCACGCGGCCTCTTGCGTCAATCAGCTCCACTTGCCGCGGCCTGAATGGCTGCTGGCCCGTTGCTTCCAATACAATAAGCTGCTGCGCCGGCACAGGATATATCTGCAGTTCGCCTGCCAGAATATTGCTCCGCGCCGCGCTCAGCACTGTACCGGGTTGCCGCAGCAACGGCCGCAAAAACGCCCGCACCGTTTGGTACGTGGTATCGAAGTACGCGACGCTGCTCGGGCTGCTGCCGTTGTAGGGCACGTGCGGGGCGTTGCGCAAGGTGCGCAGCACGTTCGGAATACCCAGGGCATCGGCGCGGGGCTTGATGGCGCCGCTGCCGAACAGCCGCGGCGAGGCTGCGTAGTTCCAGGCTTTTCCCACCCCGTAGGGCACTACGCCATCGGCGGTGCCGTGCACGCTGCACAGGGGCACGTTGCCGGGCTCCAGCCAGCTCAGGCTACCTAGGGCGCCGCACAGGTTGACGACGCCCGCCACCCGGCTGCTGTAGCCCGGGTTGCCGCTGTTGCCCTCGAGGCCGCCCAGCTGGTTGAGGTTGATATACGACGGTACTTCGGCAGGCTTATCGAGGTAGCCGACCTGCAAAGCCATAAACCCGCCGGCCGATGAGCCGGCGGCAAAAATGTAGCCGGGGTGCACGCGGTACTGGCGCACGGTGGCGGCATCGCGCCGGAAAAACCGGATGGCGGCCCGCATGTCCTGCGTGGCGCGCAAGGCAGCCTGGCCCACGTTCAGGCTATCGAGTGGGAAGAAGCCGGTGCGGTAATCGATGCTGGCGGCTACGTAGCCCAGCTGCGCCAGGCGCGTGCAGATGGCCGCCATAAAGGCATCGTCGCGGTTGCCGGTAAGAAAAGCGCCCTCGTGCGCAAACACAATGAGCGGGCGCCGCCGCACAGTGTCGTTGGTGGGCTCGTAGAGGTCGAGGCGCAGCGTTTGGGTGGTGCCACTGAGGTTGGGCGCCGCGCCGTACTCCACGCCGCGCGTAACGGTTACCTGCTGAAAGCGGGGCTGCCAGTAGCGGCCACCGGTGGTGTCAATCTGCGCGAAAGCAGGGCAGCAGCTCAGCAGTAGCGTAACCCAGATAAGCAGTAGCTGTTTCATGGCAAACAACGTGAGCATTAGCGTACGGCAATAAGCAGCGTCGGTAGTATAGTACCGCATTCTTCGGCGTAGGTTTGCGGCTCAGCTTCACTTGCCATGCCTACTACGCCTCCTGCGCTGCGCCCCCACGACCGGGTAGCCATTGTGTGCCCCGCCCGCAAAGTTTCGCGCGATGAACTCGCGGCCGCCATTGCCGTGCTCGAAAGCTGGAACCTGGAGGTAGTGCTGGGCGAAACCGTGGCCGCTGAGCACCACCAGTTTGCCGGCTCCGACGAAGTACGCATCCGCGACTTCCAGCGCCAGCTCGACGACCCCAGCATCCGGGCTATTTTGTGCGCCCGCGGCGGCTACGGCACCCCGCGCATCATCGACCATATCGATTTTTCGCGCTTTGCCGAGCAACCCAAGTGGATTGCCGGCTTTTCCGACATCACTACCCTCAACTGCCACCTGCTGGCCCTAGGTCACGAGAGCATCCACGGCGTGATGCCGCTGCTTTTCAACCAGCCCGGTGGCGAGCTGGCCCTCGAAAGCCTGCGCCGTGCTTTGTTTGGTGAGCCGGTGAGCTACGCTGCCCCCACGCACGCGCTTAACCGCCTAGGTACTGCCGAAGGCGAGCTGATCGGTGGCAACCTGAGTTTGCTGCAAACCCTGAGCGGCACGCCCTCCGACTGCCCCACCGCCGGCCGCATTCTGTTTTTGGAGGACATCGACGAGTACCTCTACAACGTCGACCGCATGCTGGTGCACCTCGACCGCTCGGGCAAGCTCCGCGACTTAGCCGGCTTGGTAGTTGGCCACTTCACCAACCCGCAGGACAACGCCATTCCGTTCGGCCAAACCAGCTACGAAATCATCGACAGCTACGCCCGCAAGTACCGGTTTCCGGTGGCCTATAACTTCCCCGTAGGCCACGAGCCCGAGAACATGGCCCTGATTTGCGGCCGCCGCGCCCGGCTGGTGGTTACCGAAGACGGCACGCGGCTGGAGTACGTGCAGTAGCCCGGTGCCACTGCCTGGCTAGTGCGTACTACCTAGGGGCTGCAAAAACTGCAAAACGGTTTCGTTGAACAGGGCAGCGTCTTCGCGCGGTGCGTAGTGCGTTAGCTTAGGCAGGATAACCACCTTCGCGCCGGGTATGCTGCTGCCAATGAGGCGAGTATGCGGCTCCAGAATAATATCCTTTTCGCCGGCCAGCACCAGCGTAGGCGCCTGCACCTGGGCCAGCTGCCCGGGCTTGAGGCGCGGGTAGCGCAGCAGCAAATTGGCCAACCGATGCGCCCGCCGGAACTGCGCCCTGAAAGGGTACAACACCGTGCTCAGCAGCTGCATCTGCCGCACCTCACGCAGCATTTTGGCGTCAACGGCGGTGCGGTCGGCAAACAGGTTGCCGCCCATCATCACCAGGCTTTTAACCCGGTTTGGGTAGCGCAGGGCCATGCTCAGCCCGGTGTTGGCGCCGTCGCTCCAGCCTACAACGTGCGCGGCCGGCAGGCGCAGGGTATCAAGCAGGGCTTGCATATCATCGCCAAAAAGGTCGTAGGTGTAGCGGGCCGGCCCGTTGCCCGATTGCCCGTGGCCGCGCGTATCAACGGCAATAACCCGGTAGTGGGCCGCCAGCGCGGCAATTTGCTCGCTAAACGACACGATGGACTCGCCGTTGCCGTGCAACAACAGCAGCGGCTCGCCCTGGCCGTAGGTTTCGTAGTACAGCTTCACGCCATTGGCGGTGGCAAAGCGGCCCGCCTGCCGGTTGCGCCCGTAGGGCACTACCCCGCGCCCTTGCACCTGGTACACGTGCTGGCCGGGCGCGGTTTCGAGCACAGCGCCCGAAAAACCCTGCACCTCCCGGAACTGGTGCCAGCCGCGCGGCACGGCGTCCGGTGCTATTTCACCAGATTCCTCAAACCCCGGGTTTTTCAGCGGCACGGGCACCCATTCGTTGGGCTTCTGCTCTATTTCCAGCGCAAAATCATCGAACCGGAAGGTGCCGTTTCGGTTGTAAACCACCACTACGCCCAAGCTGTCGGCCTTCTTGCTGATGCGGCCCGTAACCGTGTAGGTCTGCCATTCGCGGTTGCGCAAGGCCTTTTGATCGTACCTGAACACCCCGAGCAGCCGCTTGCTTTTCGCGGCGGTTGTCATGGCCAGCAGCCGAACGGTAGCGCCGCCCGATTGGGTGGTATCCAGCCACACTTGTGCCCTCAGCCGGAACGCTTTGCCCGCATAAGGCTTAGCATCGAGGCGCTGATCGAAAGAATTGGCTGTGCCAACAACCGCTTTGTTCTGGGCTTGGGCGACCCCTAGGTGCATGCAGCCCCACGCGAAACAGGCAAGTAAAAGGTGCTTCAAAACAATATTTTAGCAGGTGAATATTTATGCCAAATAACGACAACGCCCCGGCAACTTACGCTGCCGGGGCGGAGGTGAGGGCAACCTGACCTAGGGTTACTCCTGGTACAACGTCGTCAGCACGGTTTGGCCCACGGCTTTCAGCGTGTTGCGGTCGATGATGCTCATGTTGTCCTGCGTGGTGTGGTGGTACGGCGGGAAGTACTCCTCGCCAAACGGCACATGGTCGATGATGTCAATGGTACGCACGCCGGCCTGGTTCGTGAACACGTGGTCGTCGGTGATGCCGGGCGAGTCCTGGGCAATGAAGTAGTCGGAATAACCTAGGCGGTTGGCTACGTTCCAGACTTTGCCGATAACCTCGTTGGCGTTCTGGCGCGAAATCTCCTCGCGCGAGAAACGGGCACCCTTCGCCCCTACCATATCGAGCAGAATGCCATACTCGGCTTTGTAGTTGGCGGGCACCTTGTTTTTGGCCCAGTACTGCGAGCCCAGGCACCAGCTTTCGAGGCCTTGCGCGGCCAGCTTGTTTTCTTTGTTGCCTTGGGTGGAGGTGTCGTGGCCGTAGTCTTCGGCATCGAACAGAATGATATCCACGCCTACCGTGGGCTGCAAGGAATCGGGCTGCGCAGCTAGTTGCCGAGCAATTTCCATGGCCACCGCCACGCCCGAGGCCCCGTCGTTGGCGCCGTCGAAGGGGGCATTGGGCGTTTGCTTGTCCTTATCGGCGAAGGGGCGGGTATCCCAGTGAGCAAACAGCGCCACCCGCCGCGCCGCCGTGGGGTTGAAGCGGGCAATGATGTTGCGGCTGCGCAGCATCACGCCATCGAAAGCCATGGTGGTGAAAGGCTGCTCCAGCACTTGCAGGCCCATTTTTTTGAACTCGCTGACAATCCAGTCGCCGGCTTGGGTGTGGGCTTTGGAGTTGGGCACCCGCGGCCCGAAGCTTACCTGCTTGGCCGTGTACTGGTAGGCCGAATCGGCGCTGAATACCGGGGCCTTGCGCAGCGGCGGCTCGGCAGTGGTTTCGGTTTCGCTGGCGGCCGGCTTTTTATCGGGGCACGCCGTGAGCAGCACCGTAGCAGCAAGCAGAGCAGCAGGGCGCCACAACAGGCGCAAGGGGTTCCACATCATGAGAAAGCAAAACAAATCATCAGAGGTAACAAAGAACGTCATGCTGAGCGTGGCCGAAGCATCTCTACCGCTTCGTCGGATAGTGGTTTCTATCCGGCGTCAGCACGCGAGATGCTTCGGCTACGCTCAGCATGACGTTCTAAAACTAAGCGCAAACCAACTTATTCTTCGTAGGCCCAATCAACGCCGGCTTTGGTGTCCTTCACCAGAATGCCCTGCTCCTTGAGCGCGGCCCGAATGACATCGACCTTAGCGTAGTCTTTGGCGGCTTTGGCCTCCTGGTAGAACTGCAGCGTGAGACCCAACAGCTCCTCGGCGTTGGCGCGGGGCTCGTCGCGCAGGCCCAGGATGTCCTGCACCAGCGTCCGGAACGCCTGCACGGCCTCGCCCAACGCCGCCTCGCCTACCTGCGCCAGCGTGGCCGGCTGGTTGTAGAAGCCGTTGAACTTACGCAGCAGGTTGAACAGCGAAGCAATGCAGCGGGCCGTGTTCAGGTCGTCGTTCAGGCCTAGGTAGCAATCGGCCACCAGCTTGCGCAGCTCGGCATCGGCCGTTGAGGTGTCGGCGGCGCGCTCGGTGCCTTCGGGCAGTTGCAGCCGCTCGATCTGGCGCAGGCCGTTCATCAGCTTGCGGTAACCTTTGCGGGCCGCCTGCAGGCCTTCGTCACTGATATCAACGGTGCTGCGGTAATGCGCTTGCAGCAGGAAGAAGCGCACCACCATGGGCGAGTACGCCTGCGAAAGCAATGCGTGCTGGCCGCCAAACAGCTCCGAAATGGTGATGAAGTTGCCGAAAGACTTGCTCATCTTCTGGCCGTTCACCGTAATCATGTTGTTGTGCAGCCACACGCGGGCCTCGTCGGTGTGCGAGTGGCTGGCCTGGCTTTGCGCGATTTCGCACTCGTGGTGCGGAAACATCAAATCCAAGCCGCCGCCGTGGATATCCGACACCTGCCCTAGGTACTTCCGGCTCATGGCCGAACACTCGAGGTGCCAGCCGGGGAAGCCTTCGCCCCACGGCGAGGACCAGCGCATGAGGTGGCGTTCGTCGGCGCGCTTCCAGAGGGCAAAATCCAGCGGCGAGCGTTTTTCGTCCTGGCCGGCGAGGTTGTCGCGCGAGCCGGAGAGCAGCTCCTCGGGCACGCGGCCCGACAGTTTGCCGTAGTTGTTGCCGGCGCTGTTGTACTTGGGCACATCGAAGTACACCGAGCCGTTGGCTTCGTAAGCAAAGCCGTTGCTGATGATTTCTTCGATCAGCTGAATCTGCTCGATGATGTGGCCCGTGGCCAGCGGCTCGATATCGGGCGGCAAGCAACCTAGGGCCTCCATGTGGCGGCGGTAGCGGTTGGCGTAGTCCTGCGCTACCTGCATGGGCTCGAGCTGCTGGGCGCGGGCCCGCTTGCTGATTTTGTCCTCGCCCTCGTCGGCGTCGCCTTCGAGGTGGCCTACGTCGGTGATGTTGCGCACGTAGCGCACGGTGTACCCCAGGTGACGCAGGTAGCGCGTCAGCACATCAAACACCACTGGGCCGCGGGCGTTGCCCACGTGCGCCTCCGAGTACACCGTGGGCCCGCACAAGTACACGCCCACAAAGGGCGAGTGCAGCGGTACAAACGGTTCTTTGCGGCGCGTGAGCGTGTTGTGGAGCGACAGTGGGTGTTGCATGGGGCAAAGGTAGTGAGATGGATGCGTGGATGAGTAAATGAGTAGATGAGCGGATGGAACAGCGTTTCTGCCCATCCATTCATTTACTCATCCACTAATCCGCTCATCGTAATCGGTACGTGGCCTCCAGCGGAAAGTGGTCGGAGTACGGAATATCGCGGCGCACCTCGCAGCTTAGCACTTGCCATTGCGGGCTGGCAAACTGGTTATCGATGCGCACGAAAGGCAGCTTGCCGTTGTAGCTGGCGCCAAAGCCCAGGCCCGCGGTAGCCCAGGCATTTTGCATGTTATCGGCCAGTTGGTCGTAGGTGTAGCTGTAGGGCAAGTCGTTCAGGTCGCCGCAGAGCAGCACGGGGTAGCGGCTGGCCTCGATGCGGCGCACCAGCGTATCAACCTGCACGCTGCGCTTTACCATGCCCCGCTTCAGGCGCCGCAGCAAGCTGGCGCCCTTGGCCTTTAGCCCGGCTTTGCTCGAGTAGCTATCCACGATGTCCTGCTCGTCCATGCTCATGCTTTGCAGATGGGCGTTGAACACGCGCACGGTGTCGCCCTGGGGCAAGCGCAAATCGGCCCACATGGCATGGTTTTGCGAAAGTTTGCCGAAGCTGATAACCCCGCGCCGCACAATGGGAAAACGCGAAAAAATGGCCATGCCAAACTTGGCGCCGATGCTGTTGGTGAGCGTGGTAGAAACAAAACTCTCGCGGCCGCTGAGCTTGCCAATTTTGCGCTCGGTGTTGAACACCACACCATCGGCCGTGGGTCGGGGCTCGGTGTAAAACTCCTGCAGGCACAGCACGTCGGCCGGGTGCTCGGCCAGCCACTTAATCATGCTCTTGGAGGATTGCAGGTTGGGGTCGCGCAGCTGCGGGTACACATTAAATATGCGCACGTTGGAGCTGAGCAGGCGCACCGTAGCCGGCGCTGCGGCATTGTTGCCAAAAGGGTGCAGGGCCACGCCGCGCATCAGGTGCGGCCAGGTAAGCACCAACACGGCCAGCGGCAGCAGGGCCACGGGCCAGCGCCGCATCAGCCAATACCCCAGCATGGCGGCGTTGAGCGCCAAAGCCCCCGGCAACGACAAGGCCACAAAAGCTGCAGGCCAAAACAACCTAGGCGGCACCTGGGTGCATCCTATGGCTACCAACAGCCACGCAATAACCAGTAAAGTGAATTTGAAAGCTAATGAACGACGCACCGGTACCAACCAAGCTTGGAGCCGCAAACCTACAATGCAATTCGGCGCCCGCCACATCTATAAGTGATATGCACAATAAGGCCGCCCGTTCGTCGTACCTTCATGTCGATATTTTAGTTGCCTCTCTATGCTTCTTTCTACGCTTTACCGGGCCAGTTTAGCCTTGGGCTTTCTGCTGCTGCCTGTTGCTATGCTAGCCTCTGCGCCGCCCGAGCGCAGCCTGGAGTTTATCGAAAACAAAGGCCAGTGGGATGCCCGCGCCCGGTACGCGGCACCGCTGCCCGCAGGCGGCCGCATGTTTGTGGAGCCGGGCGGGCTTACCTACTCGCTCTTCGACCCCAAAGCCTTTGCCCACGCCCACAACACCGAGGCAGGCAAACGCGCCGATATGGCTCCGCAAAAGATTAAAGCCCACGCTTACCGCATGCGCTTTGTCGACGGCCGCAAGAATACCAAGCTCGAGCCCATCGAGGCCACCAAAGAGGTACGCAACTACCTGCTGGGTGCCGACGCGAAAAACTGGGCCAGCAACGTGGGCAGCTACCGCGAGCTGCGCTACCGCGGCTTGTGGCCGGGCATCGATGCGCACCTGTACGAAAACAAGCAGGGCCTGTTCGAGTACGACTTCGAGCTGCAGCCCAAAGCCAACCCCGACGCTATTAGGCTGCGCTACGAGGGGGCCGATGCCGTTCGGCTGCGGGCCGACGGCGCGCTGGAAATAACCACCTCGGTGGGCGCGGTGACGGAGCTGGCGCCTAGGGCCTGGCAGCCGGGTCCGGGCGGGGAGCGGCAGCCGGTGGCCTGCCGCTACACCTTGCGCGGCGCCGACGTAAGCTTTGCTTTGGGCCGCTACGACCGCGCACGCCCCTTGGTGATTGACCCCACCGTGGTCTTCTCCACCTTCACCGGCGCCACGGCCGACAACTGGGGCTTCACGGCCACCTACGACCCGCAAGGCAACATGTACTCCGGCGGCATCGCCGACAATTCGGGCTATCCGGTTTCGCAGGGGGCTTACGATACCAGCTTTGGCGGCGTATGGGATATGGCCATCATCAAGTACAACACCGCCACCACGGGTGCTGCCTCGCGCGTGTGGGCCACCTACCTAGGCGGCAGCGCCATGGAGGCCCCGCACAGCATGGTGGTAAACAGCCGCGGCGAGCTGATCGTATTTGGCTCTACTTCGTCGAGCAATTACCCCACCACCAGCAGTGCCTACGACCGCAGCTTTGCCGGCGGACGGAGCCTCACGGCCAACGGACTATCTTATTCGAACGGGGTGGATATCGTGGTGACGCGCCTGAATGCCACTGGCTCGGCTTTGCTGGGCTCTACGTACGTAGGTGGCACCAGCAACGATGGCGTGCTCGAGTCCATTACGCTGGCCAACAACTACGGCGACCAGTTTCGGGGCGACGTAATAGTTGATGCCAACGACAACGTTTACTTCGCTTCGAGCACCAGCAGCAGCTCCACCAGCATCGGCTCCAACAACTTCCCGGTGGTGCGTGGGTTTCGCAGCACCTACCAGGGCGGCACCTCCGATGCCGTGGTGTGCAAGCTCGCCCCCGACCTCTCTTCCCTGATCTGGAGCACTTTCCTGGGCGGCGCCAACAACGATGCCGCTTACTCCATTCAGCTGAATGCAGCCGGTGAGGTGTACGTGGCGGGCGGCACCGACAGCGACAACCTCGGCAACACCGCCGGGGCCTACTTTGCTACGCGCCGGGGCGGCATCGATGGGTTTATAGCCCGCATCGGTACCACTGCCGATCAGCCAACCCTGATTCGCACCACTTACCTAGGCACCAGCTCCTACGATCAGACCTACTTTATCCAGGTTGATGACCGGGGCGGCGTGTACGCACTGGGGCAAACGCGCGGCACGGTGCCCGTAACCGCGGGCGTGTACAGCAACGCCAACGGCAAACAGTTTATCCAGAAACTTTCGCCTGATCTGTCGGATCTGCTCATCAGCACCACTTTCGGCTCGGGCCGCTCGGCGCCCGACCTCTCCCCCACGGCCTTCCTCGTAGACCAGTGCGAGCGGATTTACGTGTGCGGCTGGGGCGGCACCAACAACGTGGGCAACGGCAACGTGATGGGCCTGGTAACCACCGCCAACGCCATGCAGCGCACCACCGATGGCAACGACTTCTACCTGATTCAGCTGGCGCCCTACGCCACGGCCGTTGAGTACGCCACGTATTTCGGGGGTACCGGCCCGGGCGGCGAACACGTCGACGGCGGCACTTCGCGCTTCGACCGCCGCGGCTTTGTGTACCAGGCGGTTTGCGGCGGCTGCCGGGGCAGCTCGTCGTTTCCGTTTCCGCCGGGTGCCGGCTCGTATTCTACGGCCAACAACTCCAGCAACTGCAACAACGCGGCTTTCAAAATCGACTTCGGCATTAACGCCGCCGTGGCCGGCCCGAACCAGAACATTTGCATTGATGCCGCGCCATTGCGCCTAGGTGGTCAGCCCTCGGGCGGCACGTGGTCGGGCGTGGGGGTAACGGGTTCGGTGGCGGGCGGCTTCACGTTTACGCCCACGGTGGCCCAGGCCGGCACGCATCGGCTTACGTACTCGGTGGCCAGCACCGGCACCTGCGTAACCACCAGCACGCTCGACATGACGGTGGTACCGATCAGCACCATCAACTTTACGCCGGTGGGGGCAGCTTGCCTCAACGGCAACACGGTGCAGCTTACTGCCACGCCGGCTGGGGGCACGTTTTCGGGCCCTGGGGTGTCGGGCAGCACGTTTTCGCCGGCAACGGCCGGCACGGGCACCCATACCATTACCTATACCCTGCCGGCTCCGCTGTGCGGCAGCACCACCCAACGCGTGGTGGTAAGCCCCACCCCGCAAGTAGCAGCCGGCCCCGATACGGCCTTGTGCAGCTTCCAGCGCGCACCGTACATGCTGAAGGGCGCCTCGCCCGCCGGTGGCACCTGGAGCGGCCAGGGTTGCACGCCGCAAGGCCTGTTTACGCCGCCCGCCGGGGTGTATGGCCCCATTCTGCTCACGTACAGCTACACCAGCACCGATGGCTGCACCCAAACGGCGCAGCGCCGCGTGATGCTGGTACCCGAAAACCGCACCA
The sequence above is drawn from the Hymenobacter sp. YIM 151858-1 genome and encodes:
- a CDS encoding endonuclease/exonuclease/phosphatase family protein, with protein sequence MRRSLAFKFTLLVIAWLLVAIGCTQVPPRLFWPAAFVALSLPGALALNAAMLGYWLMRRWPVALLPLAVLVLTWPHLMRGVALHPFGNNAAAPATVRLLSSNVRIFNVYPQLRDPNLQSSKSMIKWLAEHPADVLCLQEFYTEPRPTADGVVFNTERKIGKLSGRESFVSTTLTNSIGAKFGMAIFSRFPIVRRGVISFGKLSQNHAMWADLRLPQGDTVRVFNAHLQSMSMDEQDIVDSYSSKAGLKAKGASLLRRLKRGMVKRSVQVDTLVRRIEASRYPVLLCGDLNDLPYSYTYDQLADNMQNAWATAGLGFGASYNGKLPFVRIDNQFASPQWQVLSCEVRRDIPYSDHFPLEATYRLR
- a CDS encoding DUF7948 domain-containing protein; protein product: MLASAPPERSLEFIENKGQWDARARYAAPLPAGGRMFVEPGGLTYSLFDPKAFAHAHNTEAGKRADMAPQKIKAHAYRMRFVDGRKNTKLEPIEATKEVRNYLLGADAKNWASNVGSYRELRYRGLWPGIDAHLYENKQGLFEYDFELQPKANPDAIRLRYEGADAVRLRADGALEITTSVGAVTELAPRAWQPGPGGERQPVACRYTLRGADVSFALGRYDRARPLVIDPTVVFSTFTGATADNWGFTATYDPQGNMYSGGIADNSGYPVSQGAYDTSFGGVWDMAIIKYNTATTGAASRVWATYLGGSAMEAPHSMVVNSRGELIVFGSTSSSNYPTTSSAYDRSFAGGRSLTANGLSYSNGVDIVVTRLNATGSALLGSTYVGGTSNDGVLESITLANNYGDQFRGDVIVDANDNVYFASSTSSSSTSIGSNNFPVVRGFRSTYQGGTSDAVVCKLAPDLSSLIWSTFLGGANNDAAYSIQLNAAGEVYVAGGTDSDNLGNTAGAYFATRRGGIDGFIARIGTTADQPTLIRTTYLGTSSYDQTYFIQVDDRGGVYALGQTRGTVPVTAGVYSNANGKQFIQKLSPDLSDLLISTTFGSGRSAPDLSPTAFLVDQCERIYVCGWGGTNNVGNGNVMGLVTTANAMQRTTDGNDFYLIQLAPYATAVEYATYFGGTGPGGEHVDGGTSRFDRRGFVYQAVCGGCRGSSSFPFPPGAGSYSTANNSSNCNNAAFKIDFGINAAVAGPNQNICIDAAPLRLGGQPSGGTWSGVGVTGSVAGGFTFTPTVAQAGTHRLTYSVASTGTCVTTSTLDMTVVPISTINFTPVGAACLNGNTVQLTATPAGGTFSGPGVSGSTFSPATAGTGTHTITYTLPAPLCGSTTQRVVVSPTPQVAAGPDTALCSFQRAPYMLKGASPAGGTWSGQGCTPQGLFTPPAGVYGPILLTYSYTSTDGCTQTAQRRVMLVPENRTNVPLQLPSCPLTPRRSEGMPAYTGLAPFTHVFNHDMLFASRYSWDFGDGTTSTEQFPTHTYEKPGTYEIGFTAYYNGNCEAKTVFAPVYVGTPFIPNIITPNADGQNDVFEQRLSCLPVTLKVFSRWGKEVYSTANYQNNWNGGTLPDGVYYYHVMDTEGRKAKGWVEIRR